DNA sequence from the Luteolibacter sp. Y139 genome:
CGGTCGATCCCGCTCCCCACCAGCACCAGCCCGAGCAGCACGGAAATCACCGGCCCGTTCACCAGCTTCCGCCACGGGATGGTCTTCTCGCCGGAAAGGATCATCACCCCCACCGACCAGATCGCCAGCTCCACCCCGAGATTGTGGACGAAGAGCATCGCCATCGCCCCAAACCAGATCTGCTGGACCACCGGGATCGCCGTGTAGCCGAAATTCTGCACCCCCGCCGCCAGCGTAAAGGTCCGCTTCCCGCCCCCCTTCTGAAATCTCAGCAGCCCCGCCAACAGCCACGCCCCGGCAAATCCCAGCACCGTCAGCCCGAAGCCCAGCCCAATCCCCCACACCACCGACCACCCATTGCGGACGCTCTCGCTCCCGAGGATCTTATCCAGAATGAAGCAGGGATAGAGGACATTGAACACCATCCGGAACACCGGCTCGTCCTGATCCACCGTCACCACCCGCAGCTTCCGCAAGACGGCCCCCGCCAAAATGATCAAATACACCGGCAGCACCGCCGCAAGAACCGCCTTGGAAGTATCCACGCCGCCGAGCATTTCCGCCGCCGCCCCGGGCGACAAGCCGGATTGCCGGGCCGTCATCGCCCCACTTCCCGCTTGGCAGTTTCCTTTCCTCCGGTAACGTCGCCGTCACACGACAGGAGAGTTCCCCGATCGAGGAACTGAGAACGGCCGGCGCGCGGCGAAAATCCTCCGAACCTGATGCGGGTCGCTCCGCCCTAGGAAGTTCGTACCATCCCGACCTTTTCCTTCCGGCCGCGCCTCTTATCAGCGCGGCCTTTTTCTTTCCCTTCACAAGCATCCACGTTCCACCGCCCAGCCTGCCTTCCCACTGATCACTGCTAACTGATCACTCGGCACTTCTTCTTTTCTTCCATCTACCATCTTCGATCCACCATCTACCATCTCCAACTCTCATGATCTCACCCGAAGAAACGACCGGAACCGCCGCTGGACCCCACGACGCCTCCCGCGCACCCCTGCCCGCCTCGAACCGCGTCTACGTCCAGGGCGAGCTCTTCCCGGAAGTCCAGGTGCCGATGCGCGAGATCACGCTGAACGACACCAAGACCTTCAACGGCCGCATCGAGAAGAACGAGCCCGTCCGCGTCTACGACTGCTCCGGCCCATGGGGCGATCCCTCCTTCACCGGCACCTCGGATGAAGGCCTGCCTGCGCTCCGCCGCGAGTGGATCCTGAAGCGCGGCGACGTCGAGGCCTACGATGGTCGCGAGGTCCAGCCGCAGGACAATGGCTACCTCACCGAGAAGCACGTCGAGTTCGCCTCCAAGTCCGAGCGCGCGAACAAGTTCGTCGAGTTCCCCGGCCTCACCGCCGAGCGCCGCCAGCCGCTCCGCGCGAAGGACAAGCCCGTCACGCAGAAGTGGTATGCCGACCATGGCATCATCACTCCTGAGATGGAGTTCATCGCCATCCGCGAAAACATGCGCCGCGCGAAGATCGCGGACATGAAGGAAGACATCGTCCGCAATAACCTCGAGAAGCAGCACTCCGGTTCCAATCAGCTCCCGGACAGCCCCTACACGCCGAATATCTTCCGCCGCTTCCCACAGCGCATCCCCACCGAGATCACGCCCGAGTTTGTCAGAAGCGAAGTCGCCGCCGGCCGCGCCATCATCCCGCTCAATGTGAACCACCCGGAGTGCGAGCCGATGATCATCGGCCGGAACTTCCTCGTGAAGATCAATGCCAACATCGGCAACTCCGCCGTCGCCTCCTCCATCGAGGAAGAAGTCGAGAAGATGCGCTGGGCCACCAAGTGGGGCGCAGACACCGTGATGGACCTCTCCACCGGCAAGAACATCCACGCCACCCGCGAGTGGATCCTCCGCAATTCCCCCGTGCCCATCGGCACCGTGCCGATCTATCAGGCGCTTGAGAAAGTGAACGGCAAGGCCGAGGACCTCACCTGGGAACTCTACCGCGACACCCTCATCGAGCAGGCCGAGCAAGGCGTCGACTACTTCACCATCCACGCCGGCGTCCTCCTCCGCTTCGTCCCTCTCACCGCCAGCCGCATGACCGGCATCGTCTCCCGCGGCGGCTCCATCATGGCCAAGTGGTGCCTCGCCCATCACAAGGAGAACTTCCTCTACACCCATTGGGACGAGATCTGCGACATCTGCGCCGCCTACGATGTCTCCTTCTCCATCGGCGATGGCCTCCGCCCCGGCTCGATCGCGGACGCCAATGACAAGGCCCAGTTCGGCGAACTCGAAGTCCAGGGCGAACTCACCACCCGCGCCTGGGCGAAGGGCTGCCAGGTCATGAACGAAGGCCCCGGCCACGTCCCCATGCACATGATCGAGGAGAACATGGCCAAGCAGCTCGAGTGGTGCCACGAGGCGCCCTTCTACACCCTTGGGCCGCTTACCACCGACATCGCCCCCGGCTACGACCACATCACCAGCGGCATCGGTGCCGCCATGATCGGCTGGTATGGCTGCGCCATGCTCTGCTACGTCACGCCAAAGGAACACCTCGGCCTCCCGAACAAGAAGGACGTCAAGGACGGCGTCATCACCTACAAGCTCGCCGCCCACGCCGCCGACCTCGCCAAAGGCCACCCCGGTGCCCAATACCGCGACAACGCCCTCAGCAAGGCCCGCTTCGAATTCCGTTGGGAAGACCAGTTCAACCTCGGCCTCGACCCCGAAACCGCCCGCGAATTCCACGACGAAACCCTCCCGCAGGACGGCGCGAAGACGGCTCACTTCTGCTCCATGTGCGGCCCCCACTTCTGCTCCATGAAGATCACCGAAGACGTCCGCAAATACGCCGCCGAACAAGGCATCTCCGAAGAAGCCGCCCTAGAAAAAGGCATGGCCGACAAGAGCCAGGAGTTCGTCGAAAAAGGCGCGGAGGTCTACACACCCGCGTAGCCATACCGATCCATTTTCAGTTCCTACTCTGCAACGATGATTCCTTCGAATGTTCTGCACCGGATCAGCGAATTCGTGCAGAAGAAAACCATCGACTCACTCGTCGCGGAAGATCTCCGCAATTACGTTTACGCTCTATATGCTCCTGGCGAGAAGTTCCCTTTTTATGTGGGAAAGGGCGTTGGCGAACGCGTTTTGCACCACTTCGCTGAAACCATAATCGAACTTTCCAGGACCAGCGCATCTACGATTGACTCGATGAAGCTGAGGTCGATTATCGATTCGTTCGACCGAAGCGACTCGGAACCTCAGATCAGGATCATCCGCCGGAATCTAGACGAAGATCAAGCAGAGGCTGTAGAAGGTGCTCTGATTGACGTTCTGCAACCTCCCGGAAACAAGGTAAGAGGTCTTCACAGCGTCCAAAATGGGATGATTTCTCTCGACGAGCTAATCATTGAGAAAGGTGCCAAGCCTCTAGCTCCGAAGACCGACTACGGCCGCATCTATCTGTTCAATATCGAGAAGGGCCATGCCGAGCGAAAAAGCTACGACATTGCTCTTAGAGGCCATTGGAAATCGAACCGTTTCATTCGAGATTTGGCCAAATACCGTGCAGGCGGGGGCCGAGCTTTCGCCGTGGGTCTTATCCGGGGTATTAGCCGTCACGTGATTGAAGTGGAATCGTGGCAGCCGTCGGAGTTCGGACCGGACCGTTTTCAAATGGTAGGGCCTGAGGTCGCGGACGCAGATCTGCTCCACAAGAGATGGTCACAGGTAATCAAAGAATCAGGTTTCTGGAAACGTGGTAACGGCCTAGTGGTTGAACTCACCAGAGATCTCGGCCGCTCCGGCTTCCGAATACTTCACGGCGAGAAACAGGTTCGATTTCGGCCATTCGAGTGACGGAGCAAAGAATCGCCAAGCTAAAGGTGACTTCCACAGGCTACGGAAACAATGTTGCTATTTCAACAAAGGCATCCCCCGTTTCCGCAGCCCGTCGCACCTTGCCCTCCAGCAGGCGGGTTAGTGGGATTTCTCGGTTAAATGCTTCGTGGAGGTCCAATCCGCTAACGCAAACAACCCTCTTTCCCCTGCCGAACGCATAGATCCCATCGGCTGTGAATCCGGAGTAACTGATGAAGACCCCTCGTGCCCAAGACGCCTTCTGATCAAGTTTCCCGTGGAAAGCATGTAAAGGCTCTGCTCCGCAAAAGCTATTGTGCCACTTTGCCTCAACTAGATAGGTCTCATTGCTCATTACAAAACTCCCATCAATCTGCTCACCCTTCAATCGAAAGGGCTCACGCGCCTCAAGACCAAAGGAATTGAAGAGGTCGCGAAGGAACTTCTCAAAAGCATAGCCCCGTGCTTGGGGTTCGATTCGACTGAGTGCCAACAATCGCTCCTTGAACGTTCGGTATCTTTCTACATCGAATGCTTGGGACGGAGGAGGACCCGAGTGTGCAATCCCACCGCTGCGTCCTTCGAGTCTATCAAGGATTTGCAGGAATCTGCCTTGGAGGACCCCGCCCAACGCTTGCCCACGGCTTTCATCCATCAACTGACGATGCTGCCAAAGAACCCTCAGAGCTTTCGCAGCACTTCGGTCGTCTACCGTCTTGAGAAAACAGCGTAGACGCTTGGCCTTAGATCTCCCGTCTCGGGAATAAATAGGATCGTCGATGTCAACATTGAGTTCATCAGCGAAGAATTCACGCATGGTCCTATCGGAGAAGTCCAAAACATACCCGCCACCCATGTCAAAGACTTCGTCTAGCAGACGTATATCAAGAGTTCGAAGGCTGCTCATGAGTGAAGTTCTAACGAATTTCCATGTTCAGGATCTGACGTGAAGCATTGCGGCTTGAAGTGAACCTATTTGATCTTCAATTGGGAGCCTTTGGTCTCAGCAGGCTGAGGCTGTGGAAGCAATTCCTTGAGAGTCGCAAGTGCGGACTTGAGCAGAGCACGAGAAGCAATGTCCGGCATCCCACTATAAGAGGTTTCCAAGAGTTTGATTACCTCGTCCGCTCCCATACTAAGCCGATAATCGTAGGTCGAATTGCGATCCTCTCCCCAGAACCCAACTGAGAACCTCGATTGATCCGCGTGGAACTGCGGTGCGTAGAAATGTTTCCGGTTGCCTACGTGGTCGGCGAACAAGGTTTTCGATCCCGCATTTCGCTGTGATCCAGATCTTACGAGTTTCATCGCGCACATGATCAGCTAACGACAAATAGCGTCAAATTTTATTTTCAAAAAACGACCAACCCATCGGAAAAAATTCCGATCACACTGGCATTAAACCAATTACAATAGAAGCGTCACGGCTATTCCAGGAAAATAATTGCAGTTCAAATGACCACAATTAAATTAAATTAGCAAAAGGGGTCAGTCATTGAATTTTTGAATTCCTTGCGTGGCTTCCCTCTTAGGAACGCGCTGTCACTGCTCGCTTGTTCGATGGGAGGGGGCCAGTCGGCGTTCTTCTCAGAACGATGGGATCACGCTGGAATAGGGACAAACTTCTACGGCCAGTTCTTGAAGTCCCCC
Encoded proteins:
- a CDS encoding LEM-3-like GIY-YIG domain-containing protein, which produces MIPSNVLHRISEFVQKKTIDSLVAEDLRNYVYALYAPGEKFPFYVGKGVGERVLHHFAETIIELSRTSASTIDSMKLRSIIDSFDRSDSEPQIRIIRRNLDEDQAEAVEGALIDVLQPPGNKVRGLHSVQNGMISLDELIIEKGAKPLAPKTDYGRIYLFNIEKGHAERKSYDIALRGHWKSNRFIRDLAKYRAGGGRAFAVGLIRGISRHVIEVESWQPSEFGPDRFQMVGPEVADADLLHKRWSQVIKESGFWKRGNGLVVELTRDLGRSGFRILHGEKQVRFRPFE
- the thiC gene encoding phosphomethylpyrimidine synthase ThiC, whose product is MISPEETTGTAAGPHDASRAPLPASNRVYVQGELFPEVQVPMREITLNDTKTFNGRIEKNEPVRVYDCSGPWGDPSFTGTSDEGLPALRREWILKRGDVEAYDGREVQPQDNGYLTEKHVEFASKSERANKFVEFPGLTAERRQPLRAKDKPVTQKWYADHGIITPEMEFIAIRENMRRAKIADMKEDIVRNNLEKQHSGSNQLPDSPYTPNIFRRFPQRIPTEITPEFVRSEVAAGRAIIPLNVNHPECEPMIIGRNFLVKINANIGNSAVASSIEEEVEKMRWATKWGADTVMDLSTGKNIHATREWILRNSPVPIGTVPIYQALEKVNGKAEDLTWELYRDTLIEQAEQGVDYFTIHAGVLLRFVPLTASRMTGIVSRGGSIMAKWCLAHHKENFLYTHWDEICDICAAYDVSFSIGDGLRPGSIADANDKAQFGELEVQGELTTRAWAKGCQVMNEGPGHVPMHMIEENMAKQLEWCHEAPFYTLGPLTTDIAPGYDHITSGIGAAMIGWYGCAMLCYVTPKEHLGLPNKKDVKDGVITYKLAAHAADLAKGHPGAQYRDNALSKARFEFRWEDQFNLGLDPETAREFHDETLPQDGAKTAHFCSMCGPHFCSMKITEDVRKYAAEQGISEEAALEKGMADKSQEFVEKGAEVYTPA
- a CDS encoding AEC family transporter yields the protein MTARQSGLSPGAAAEMLGGVDTSKAVLAAVLPVYLIILAGAVLRKLRVVTVDQDEPVFRMVFNVLYPCFILDKILGSESVRNGWSVVWGIGLGFGLTVLGFAGAWLLAGLLRFQKGGGKRTFTLAAGVQNFGYTAIPVVQQIWFGAMAMLFVHNLGVELAIWSVGVMILSGEKTIPWRKLVNGPVISVLLGLVLVGSGIDRYLDAGGGNMVGVAIRKAMAWTGAGAFPVALLITGALVSDLIISERPSLKVVLSGVVVRLAVLPLMLLAAAKFLPAPVELKQVLVVQAAMPSAMTPIMLAKVYGGRPGVAVQIVIATTVVSLVTLPFVIVWGRQWVGL
- a CDS encoding restriction endonuclease, whose amino-acid sequence is MSSLRTLDIRLLDEVFDMGGGYVLDFSDRTMREFFADELNVDIDDPIYSRDGRSKAKRLRCFLKTVDDRSAAKALRVLWQHRQLMDESRGQALGGVLQGRFLQILDRLEGRSGGIAHSGPPPSQAFDVERYRTFKERLLALSRIEPQARGYAFEKFLRDLFNSFGLEAREPFRLKGEQIDGSFVMSNETYLVEAKWHNSFCGAEPLHAFHGKLDQKASWARGVFISYSGFTADGIYAFGRGKRVVCVSGLDLHEAFNREIPLTRLLEGKVRRAAETGDAFVEIATLFP